Proteins from one Oncorhynchus masou masou isolate Uvic2021 chromosome 12, UVic_Omas_1.1, whole genome shotgun sequence genomic window:
- the ddx46 gene encoding probable ATP-dependent RNA helicase DDX46: MGRESRHYRKRSASRGRSGSRSKSRSPDKRSKKDDGAASRNRDRDRNRRGERSRSRDRRRSRSRDRKRPRRSRSREKRRSRSRDRNRRSRSRGRRSQSASPSKSRKTEETLSKSKEKDNPEASAEKKKIKEEQEEVVEDQDFDQNKLEEEMRKRKERVEKWREDQRKKALGNIEEIKREIEEMKQGKKWSLEDDDDDDEEGTAPEEEPEEGEEGKGPEEKEEKKEEEEEEEEEEVTPMEQEAEDELDTLDAYMEEVKEEVKKFNMGPQSKGNDKKGGVNVSKVVTVCKTKRGPNVHKKKGELMENDQDAMEYSSEEEEVDLATALTGYQTKQRKVLEPVDHQKIEYEPYRKDFYVEVPELAKMSPEEVNVHRLDLEGIAVKGKGCPKPIKSWVQCGTSMKILSALKRHSYEKPTPIQAQAIPAIMSGRDLIGIAKTGSGKTIAFLLPMYRHIMDQRPLEEAEGPIAVIMTPTRELALQITKECKKFSKPLNLRVVCVYGGTGISEQIAELKRGAEIIVCTPGRMIDMLGANSGRVTNLRRATYVVVDEADRMFDMGFEPQVMRIMDNVRPDRQTVMFSATFPRAMEALARRILSKPIEVQVGGRSVVCSDVEQHVLVIEEDQKFLKLLEILGHYQEKGSVIIFVDKQEHADGLLKDLMKASYPCMSLHGGIDQYDRDSVINDFKNGACRLMVATSVAARGLDIKQLILVVNYNCPNHYEDYVHRAGRTGRAGNKGFAYTFITDEQARYAGDIIKALELSGSPVPKELEQLWLSFKNQRQAEGKSIKSSSGFSGKGFKFDETEHALANERKKLQKAALGLQDSDDEDGALDIDEQIESMFNSKKRVKDLSAPGGGPPSAAAVAAAAAGGLANLGAPSAGNIQKLEMAKRLALRINAQKNLGAEAQDVMQQATNAILRGGTIMAPSVSAKTIAEQLAEKINAKLNYIPVEKLEEERQAAEQAETVKRYEEELEINDFPQTARWKVTSKEALQRIGEYSEAAITIRGTYFPPGKEPKEGERKIYLAIESANELAVTKAKAEITRLIKEELIRLQNSYQPTSKGRYKVL; the protein is encoded by the exons GCATTACAGGAAACGGTCGGCATCGAGGGGACGGTCCGGGAGTCGATCAAAGAGCCGTTCGCCAGACAAACGCTCCAAGAAGGATGATGGGGCTGCCTCACGAAACCGAGACAGGGACCGCAACAGGCGGGGAGAGAGGTCACGCAGCCGTGACCGACGCCGATCAAGGTCCAGAGACAGGAAGCGCCCCag ACGCTCTAGGAGTCGGGAGAAGAGGCGCTCCAGGAGCCGTGACAGGAATAGAAGGTCTCGAAGCCGAGGACGCAGATCTCAATCCGCAAGCCCCAGCAAAAGCAGGAAAACTGAAGAGAC TCTGTCTAAAAGCAAGGAAAAAGACAACCCTGAAGCCTCTGCAGAGAAGAAGAAAATCAAAGAAGAGCAAGAGGAGGTTGTTGAGGAT CAAGACTTTGATCAGAACAagctggaggaagagatgaggaagaggaaggagcgagtggagaagtggagggaggaCCAAAGGAAGAAGGCCCTAGGAAACATCGAGGAGATCAAGAGGGAGATTGAGGAGATGAAGCAGGGAAAGAAGTGGAGTCTGGAGGATGACGACG ATGACGACGAGGAAGGGACAGCTCCCGAGGAAGAGCCTGAAGAAGGCGAGGAGGGTAAGGGgccggaggagaaggaggaaaagaaagaggaggaggaggaggaagaggaggaggaagttaCTCCCATGGAGCAGGAAGCAGAGGATGAGCTGGATACCTTAGAcgcctacatggaggaggtcaAGGAGGAAGTCAAGAAGTTCAACATGGGCCCCCAGTCTAAAGGGAACGACAAA AAGGGAGGAGTAAACGTATCCAAAGTTGTCACCGTATGCAAAACTAAGAGGGGTCCAAATGTCCACAAAAAGAAGGGTGAGCTGATGGAGAATGACCAGGATGCAATGGAG TACTcatcagaggaagaggaagtggatCTGGCGACAGCCCTGACTGGCTACCAGACCAAACAGAGGAAGGTGCTGGAGCCAGTGGATCACCAGAAGATTGAGTACGAACCATACCGCAAGGACTTCTATGTAGAGGTGCCAGAGCTGGCCAAGATGTCTCcagagg AGGTGAATGTCCACAGGCTGGACCTGGAGGGTATCGCAGTCAAAGGAAAGGGTTGTCCCAAGCCCATCAAGTCATGGGTTCAGTGTGGCACGTCTATGAAGATCCTGAGTGCACTGAAGAG ACACAGCTATGAGAAGCCCACCCCCATCCAGGCTCAGGCCATTCCAGCCATCATGTCTGGGAGAGATCTCATTGGCATCGCTAAGACCGGCAGTGGAAAGACCATCGCCTTCCTCCTTCCCATGTACCGTCACATCATGGACCAGAGGCCCCTGGAGGAGGCTGAGGGACCCATCG CTGTGATCATGACTCCCACTAGAGAGCTGGCTCTGCAGATCACCAAGGAGTGCAAGAAGTTCTCCAAGCCTCTGAACCTgagggtggtgtgtgtatatggagGCACTGGGATTAGTGAACAG ATTGCTGAGCTGAAGAGGGGAGCAGAGATCATTGTGTGCACACCGGGGCGAATGATTGACATGTTAGGTGCCAACAGTG GTCGAGTCACAAACCTGCGGCGAGCCACGTACGTGGTCGTGGACGAGGCGGATAGAATGTTCGACATGGGCTTTGAGCCACAG GTGATGCGTATCATGGACAACGTGCGTCCAGACCGTCAGACGGTCATGTTCTCAGCTACGTTCCCGCGGGCCATGGAGGCACTGGCCAGGAGGATACTGTCCAAGCCCATCGAGGTTCAGGTGGGAGGCAGGAGCGTGGTGTGCTCTGATGTGGAGCAACATGTG CTGGTAATTGAGGAGGACCAGAAGTTCCTGAAGCTGCTAGAGATCCTTGGCCATTACCAGGAGAAGGGCTCGGTCATCATCTTTGTGGACAAACAGGAGCATGCTGACGGGCTGCTCAAAGACCTGATGAAGGCCTCCTACCCCTGCATGTCTCTGCACGGAG GCATTGACCAGTACGACAGAGACAGCGTCATCAATGATTTTAAGAACGGGGCGTGTCGGCTAATGGTGGCCACCTCTGTGGCAGCCAGGGGTTTGGACATCAAGCAGTTGATCCTCGTCGTCAACTACAACTGTCCCAACCACTACGAGGACTATGTCCACAGGGCTGGACGTACAGGGAGAGCCGGGAACAAA GGCTTTGCCTACACCTTCATCACAGATGAGCAGGCACGCTACGCCGGGGACATCATCAAGGCCCTGGAGCTCTCAGGGTCCCCTGTGCCCAAGGAGCTGGAGCAGCTGTGGCTGTCCTTCAAAAACCAACGGCAAGCG GAGGGTAAAAGCATCAAGAGTAGCAGCGGGTTCTCGGGGAAGGGTTTCAAGTTTGACGAGACGGAGCATGCCCTGGCTAACGAGAGGAAGAAGCTGCAGAAGGCCGCTCTGGGTCTGCAGGACTCTGATGACGAGGACGGAGCCCTGGAT ATTGACGAGCAGATCGAGAGCATGTTCAACTCCAAGAAGAGGGTGAAGGATCTGTCGGCTCCAGGGGGAGGGCCGCCCAGTGCTGCGGCCGTTGCGGCTGCAGCAGCGGGGGGCCTAGCCAACCTCGGTGCCCCCTCTGCTGGGAACATCCAGAAACTGGAGATGGCCAAGAGACTGGCTCTCAGGATCAACGCCCAGAAGAACTTGGGGGCTGAGGCTcag GATGTGATGCAACAGGCCACCAATGCCATCCTGAGAGGAGGCACCATCATGGCCCCCTCCGTCTCGGCGAAGACCATCGCCGAGCAGCTGGCTGAGAAGATCAACGCCAAGCTCAACTACATCCCTGTGGAgaagctggaggaggagaggcaggcagCTGAACAGGCCGAGACAGTCAAGAGATACGAAGAGGAGCTGGAAATCAATGATTTCCCTCAG ACTGCGAGGTGGAAGGTCACGTCTAAGGAGGCCCTCCAGAGGATCGGAGAATACTCTGAGGCAGCCATCACCATCAGAGGAACCTACTTCCCTCCAGGCAAAGAGCCCAAAGAGGGAGAACGCAAGATCTACCTGGCTATTGAGA GTGCAAATGAGCTTGCAGTTACGAAGGCCAAGGCTGAGATCACTCGGCTCATCAAGGAGGAGCTTATCAGATTA CAAAACTCCTACCAACCCACCAGCAAAGGAAGATACAAGGTCTTGTAG